One window from the genome of Andrena cerasifolii isolate SP2316 chromosome 3, iyAndCera1_principal, whole genome shotgun sequence encodes:
- the LOC143367341 gene encoding uncharacterized protein LOC143367341 isoform X2, whose product MKMSAEDDFNIAARYRTVRKHLDSLGYKQALSLDALPLIEKLLADLLQTTESLKHFKSIAHENIEAHSQLQLAVDPYKCDNVRLVQECNQLHLDLIKAKESHQKQIKDLKKDVCKLERECNDLQLVSSRNLHRIKELETESSKKSKKILELQGKCLKPTISNVGLASKKRPCYPLRRPIIESEPLPKTGAKSNLLPNLSVAEPKVVDLLSMADHRLNCLNHELATKEKEIIRLKKMLEGGRPYLAVSKDCACKKTESNFIMSNDNSDADGLMILQQEKLELEQKLKEALNKQHDAMSQALKLADRNEELEKELRDIDHIALAVEADCNSAVKENNKRVSKLQQKLEDVMTQVHVLEGELTAERREVQELRADLEACRLEKRNIQCSLEFTLDEKKQMTDRINELTVIERNLNDEIERLARENEKQRQDVIQLQYSNKSLKDEMQRKEMLQDNGAASLNGCREKGKKNDFNRGRNGTEVQEVRKEKPVQSLNGVGYECILKQLDEKETQINNLEHAVDQLRRERDFYKDEYNNVKEYHSKAIEKDHVDLWSRIRELKCQLGEREIALDEVQRQKNELLHEKINLEARMQSCKNDRRTSHRPCNVCKRGTSCSCSPSSKTKGIIDRLEHERDIARADVERLIEERDALRERLKMAAEAHTSEQRRLRENLNEVETRLNQLEKERQDLLLTQGARRATISGLEDQLQDLREELKRTKQELGTQRTQYFQLRALQDQTDQALGDAQNQLTQSESELNKALDRNRAMERQQLQLESRIHELQQEISNVKANMTHLDREKDQLLMVLDEKTERIAGLEREIMLKEQQVMESKQQILDLQHKNGICVDQSADHERQLRSMQLELENLQRQLQTATYDRENAIQENRRVQDDLAAVTCEMRNMQREWEACRAESFDLKKQLQTYVCEVRRAEELLNRKDNERTEMLNHFRSLSLEATVLENNNHSLESEAAEARGALQSARDRLLDMERQLADKECLIRGYETQICELTQNVASMESQVRQQGQQRHKTESDLTAVRDLCVKLDQQKDTLMQELDDKDTCKTKYDMQIAKLKAEQAIIQDQMSRDRAMVEKLEMLLDQARQESMTTQANNQELQNEVCRLKQKMSELQNKLCSETAKLRQYQTQAAEYCKQISELRRQVTNERFDRARKDEEGRRQSEGPLDSFMQTPVSLPNNQASNESNDATHRSLNSTPDSFNVDLNVVI is encoded by the exons ATGAAAATGAGTGCCGAAGATGATTTTAACATAGCCGCCCGATACAGAACCGTTCGCAAGCATTTAGATAGCTTAGGATACAAACAGGCGCTCAGTTTGGACGCGCTTCCTTTGATAGAAAAATTATTGGCTGACCTTCTCCAGACGACAGAGAGTTTGAAACATTTTAAGAGCATCGCGCACGAAAATATTGAG GCACATTCTCAATTGCAATTGGCAGTTGATCCGTACAAATGCGATAATGTGAGGCTGGTACAAGAATGCAACCAGCTTCACTTGGATTTGATAAAGGCGAAGGAAAGCCACCAGAAGCAAATCAAGGACCTTAAGAAGGACGTGTGTAAATTGGAGCGTGAATGTAATGACCTCCAGCTGGTGTCTTCGCGTAATTTACATAGAATCAAGGAACTGGAAACCGAATCTTCCAAGAAGTCGAAAAAGATTTTGGAGCTGCAGGGGAAATGCTTGAAACCAACTATTAGCAACGTTGGATTAG CTTCTAAGAAACGTCCCTGTTATCCGCTTCGAAGGCCAATCATAGAAAGCGAACCGTTACCGAAAACAGGGGCTAAAAGCAATCTGTTGCCAAATTTGAGCGTAGCGGAGCCGAAAGTTGTTGATTTGTTAAGCATGGCTGATCACAGATTGAATTGTTTGAACCACGAG CTGGCTACTAAGGAGAAAGAAATTATACGATTGAAGAAGATGTTAGAAGGAGGTAGACCGTATTTGGCTGTTTCTAAAGATTGTGCTTGTAAAAAGACTGAAAGCAATTTCATAATGTCAAATGACAATTCCGACGCTGATGGGTTGATGATTCTTCAGCAAGAGAAGCTAGAATTAGAACAGAAGCTAAAAG AAGCTTTAAATAAGCAACACGATGCCATGTCTCAGGCGCTTAAACTCGCTGATCGAAACGAGGAATTGGAGAAAGAATTAAGGGACATAGATCACATAGCGTTGGCAGTAGAGGCCGATTGCAATTCAGCGGTCAAAGAGAATAATAAAAGGGTCTCTAAGCTTCAg CAAAAGTTAGAAGATGTAATGACGCAGGTGCATGTGTTAGAAGGTGAATTAACTGCTGAGCGTAGAGAGGTGCAAGAATTGCGAGCAGATCTTGAAGCTTGTAGGCTGGAGAAGCGTAACATTCAATGCAGCTTGGAGTTTACGTTAGACGAGAAAAAGCAGATGACTGATAGGATAAAtgaactaacagtaatcg agagaaatttaaatgatgaaatagAAAGGTTGGCAAGAGAAAACGAGAAGCAGAGGCAAGATGTTATTCAGTTACAGTATAGCAATAAATCGTTGAAGGACGAAATGCAAAGGAAGGAGATGTTACAAGACAATGGCGCAGCTAGCTTGAACGGGTGTAGAGAAAAGGGGAAGAAGAATGATTTCAATAGAG GGCGGAATGGAACAGAAGTCCAAGAGGTACGTAAAGAGAAACCTGTTCAAAGCCTGAATGGTGTTGGATACGAATGTATTCTGAAACAATTAGATGAGAAGGAAACTCAAATCAACAAT TTAGAACACGCAGTTGACCAACTGAGGAGAGAACGGGATTTCTACAAGGATGAGTATAACAATGTAAAGGAGTATCACAGTAAAGCGATAGAGAAAGATCAT GTAGATCTATGGTCACGAATTCGAGAATTAAAATGTCAATTGGGTGAAAGAGAGATTGCATTGGACGAGGTGCAACGACAAAAGAACGAACTGTTACACGAGAAGATTAATTTAGAAGCTCGGATGCAGAGTTGCAAAAATGACCGCAGAACGTCTCATCGGCCATGTAACGTGTGTAAGCGTGGTACTTCGTGCAGTTGTTCTCCTTCTAGTAAAACGAAA GGTATCATTGATCGTCTGGAGCATGAACGGGACATTGCACGAGCTGACGTTGAACGTTTAATAGAGGAACGTGATGCCCTGCGTGAGAGATTAAAG ATGGCTGCGGAGGCACATACATCCGAGCAGCGCCGCCTGAGAGAAAATTTAAACGAGGTGGAAACCCGACTGAACCAGTTAGAGAAGGAGCGTCAAGATCTTTTACTTACACAAGGAGCCCGGAGAGCAACAATCAGTGGATTGGAGGATCAGTTACAAGACTTGAGAGAGGAGTTGAAGCGGACCAAGCAGGAATTAGGGACTCAACGCACACAGTACTTTCAACTTCG GGCACTACAAGATCAGACCGACCAGGCTCTGGGAGACGCGCAGAATCAATTAACGCAATCAGAGTCTGAATTGAATAAGGCATTGGATCGCAATAGAGCGATGGAGCGACAGCAGCTGCAGCTTGAAAGCCGAATCCATGAATTGCAACAAGAAATTTCTAATGTCAAAGCGAATATGACGCACCTGGATCGCGAGAAAGATCAACTGCTG ATGGTGTTGGATGAGAAGACGGAAAGAATAGCCGGCTTGGAGAGAGAAATAATGCTGAAAGAGCAACAGGTAATGGAGAGCAAGCAACAGATTCTAGATCTACAGCACAAAAATGG AATTTGCGTGGACCAGAGCGCAGACCACGAGAGGCAGCTGAGATCGATGCAGCTGGAGCTGGAGAATCTCCAGCGCCAATTGCAAACGGCGACTTACGATCGAGAGAATGCCATTCAGGAGAATCGAAGGGTTCAAGACGACTTAGCTGCGGTCACTTGCGAAATGAGGAACATGCAGCGCGAATGGGAGGCTTGCCGCGCCGAGTCTTTTGATCTGAAGAAGCAACTGCAAACTTACGTCTGCGAGGTGCGCCGGGCCGAAGAGCTTCTCAATAGAAAG GACAACGAAAGAACGGAAATGCTGAACCACTTCAGAAGCTTGAGCCTGGAGGCGACGGTTCTGGAGAACAACAACCACAGTTTGGAGTCAGAAGCGGCTGAAGCGAGGGGAGCACTTCAGTCAGCCAGGGATCGGCTGTTAGATATGGAGCGACAGTTGGCTGATAAGGAATGCTTGATTAGGGGCTACGAAACTCAG ATCTGCGAGTTAACGCAAAATGTTGCCAGCATGGAGTCGCAGGTGCGTCAGCAGGGACAGCAAAGACACAAGACAGAATCCGACTTAACTGCTGTCAGAGATCTCTGTGTAAAATTGGACCAGCAAAAAGACACGCTTATGCAAGAGCTGGATGACAAGGATACGTGTAAGACAAAG TACGACATGCAAATCGCGAAATTGAAAGCGGAGCAGGCTATAATTCAAGATCAAATGAGCAGAGATCGCGCGATGGTTGAGAAGCTCGAAATGCTTTTGGACCAAGCCAGGCAGGAGTCGATGACTACGCAGGCAAATAATCAGGAGCTGCAGAACGAGGTGTGCAGATTGAAGCAGAAAATGTCCGAGCTCCAAAATAAACT ATGCTCGGAGACGGCGAAGCTCCGACAATATCAGACTCAGGCTGCTGAGTACTGTAAGCAGATTAGCGAGCTCCGTAGACAAGTGACGAACGAGAGGTTCGATCGCGCAAGAAAGGACGAAGAAGGTCGCag ACAGTCAGAAGGTCCTCTAGATTCGTTCATGCAAACTCCAGTTTCACTTCCTAATAACCAAGCTTCCAATGAGTCCAATGATGCCACTCACAG gTCTTTGAATTCCACACCCGACAGTTTTAACGTAGACTTAAATGTGGTTATATGA
- the LOC143367341 gene encoding uncharacterized protein LOC143367341 isoform X1, protein MKMSAEDDFNIAARYRTVRKHLDSLGYKQALSLDALPLIEKLLADLLQTTESLKHFKSIAHENIEAHSQLQLAVDPYKCDNVRLVQECNQLHLDLIKAKESHQKQIKDLKKDVCKLERECNDLQLVSSRNLHRIKELETESSKKSKKILELQGKCLKPTISNVGLASKKRPCYPLRRPIIESEPLPKTGAKSNLLPNLSVAEPKVVDLLSMADHRLNCLNHEVTKLKGELAIQTDNAQMLKSQLATKEKEIIRLKKMLEGGRPYLAVSKDCACKKTESNFIMSNDNSDADGLMILQQEKLELEQKLKEALNKQHDAMSQALKLADRNEELEKELRDIDHIALAVEADCNSAVKENNKRVSKLQQKLEDVMTQVHVLEGELTAERREVQELRADLEACRLEKRNIQCSLEFTLDEKKQMTDRINELTVIERNLNDEIERLARENEKQRQDVIQLQYSNKSLKDEMQRKEMLQDNGAASLNGCREKGKKNDFNRGRNGTEVQEVRKEKPVQSLNGVGYECILKQLDEKETQINNLEHAVDQLRRERDFYKDEYNNVKEYHSKAIEKDHVDLWSRIRELKCQLGEREIALDEVQRQKNELLHEKINLEARMQSCKNDRRTSHRPCNVCKRGTSCSCSPSSKTKGIIDRLEHERDIARADVERLIEERDALRERLKMAAEAHTSEQRRLRENLNEVETRLNQLEKERQDLLLTQGARRATISGLEDQLQDLREELKRTKQELGTQRTQYFQLRALQDQTDQALGDAQNQLTQSESELNKALDRNRAMERQQLQLESRIHELQQEISNVKANMTHLDREKDQLLMVLDEKTERIAGLEREIMLKEQQVMESKQQILDLQHKNGICVDQSADHERQLRSMQLELENLQRQLQTATYDRENAIQENRRVQDDLAAVTCEMRNMQREWEACRAESFDLKKQLQTYVCEVRRAEELLNRKDNERTEMLNHFRSLSLEATVLENNNHSLESEAAEARGALQSARDRLLDMERQLADKECLIRGYETQICELTQNVASMESQVRQQGQQRHKTESDLTAVRDLCVKLDQQKDTLMQELDDKDTCKTKYDMQIAKLKAEQAIIQDQMSRDRAMVEKLEMLLDQARQESMTTQANNQELQNEVCRLKQKMSELQNKLCSETAKLRQYQTQAAEYCKQISELRRQVTNERFDRARKDEEGRRQSEGPLDSFMQTPVSLPNNQASNESNDATHRSLNSTPDSFNVDLNVVI, encoded by the exons ATGAAAATGAGTGCCGAAGATGATTTTAACATAGCCGCCCGATACAGAACCGTTCGCAAGCATTTAGATAGCTTAGGATACAAACAGGCGCTCAGTTTGGACGCGCTTCCTTTGATAGAAAAATTATTGGCTGACCTTCTCCAGACGACAGAGAGTTTGAAACATTTTAAGAGCATCGCGCACGAAAATATTGAG GCACATTCTCAATTGCAATTGGCAGTTGATCCGTACAAATGCGATAATGTGAGGCTGGTACAAGAATGCAACCAGCTTCACTTGGATTTGATAAAGGCGAAGGAAAGCCACCAGAAGCAAATCAAGGACCTTAAGAAGGACGTGTGTAAATTGGAGCGTGAATGTAATGACCTCCAGCTGGTGTCTTCGCGTAATTTACATAGAATCAAGGAACTGGAAACCGAATCTTCCAAGAAGTCGAAAAAGATTTTGGAGCTGCAGGGGAAATGCTTGAAACCAACTATTAGCAACGTTGGATTAG CTTCTAAGAAACGTCCCTGTTATCCGCTTCGAAGGCCAATCATAGAAAGCGAACCGTTACCGAAAACAGGGGCTAAAAGCAATCTGTTGCCAAATTTGAGCGTAGCGGAGCCGAAAGTTGTTGATTTGTTAAGCATGGCTGATCACAGATTGAATTGTTTGAACCACGAGGTAACGAAATTAAAGGGCGAACTCGCGATACAAACTGACAATGCGCAAATGCTAAAAAGTCAG CTGGCTACTAAGGAGAAAGAAATTATACGATTGAAGAAGATGTTAGAAGGAGGTAGACCGTATTTGGCTGTTTCTAAAGATTGTGCTTGTAAAAAGACTGAAAGCAATTTCATAATGTCAAATGACAATTCCGACGCTGATGGGTTGATGATTCTTCAGCAAGAGAAGCTAGAATTAGAACAGAAGCTAAAAG AAGCTTTAAATAAGCAACACGATGCCATGTCTCAGGCGCTTAAACTCGCTGATCGAAACGAGGAATTGGAGAAAGAATTAAGGGACATAGATCACATAGCGTTGGCAGTAGAGGCCGATTGCAATTCAGCGGTCAAAGAGAATAATAAAAGGGTCTCTAAGCTTCAg CAAAAGTTAGAAGATGTAATGACGCAGGTGCATGTGTTAGAAGGTGAATTAACTGCTGAGCGTAGAGAGGTGCAAGAATTGCGAGCAGATCTTGAAGCTTGTAGGCTGGAGAAGCGTAACATTCAATGCAGCTTGGAGTTTACGTTAGACGAGAAAAAGCAGATGACTGATAGGATAAAtgaactaacagtaatcg agagaaatttaaatgatgaaatagAAAGGTTGGCAAGAGAAAACGAGAAGCAGAGGCAAGATGTTATTCAGTTACAGTATAGCAATAAATCGTTGAAGGACGAAATGCAAAGGAAGGAGATGTTACAAGACAATGGCGCAGCTAGCTTGAACGGGTGTAGAGAAAAGGGGAAGAAGAATGATTTCAATAGAG GGCGGAATGGAACAGAAGTCCAAGAGGTACGTAAAGAGAAACCTGTTCAAAGCCTGAATGGTGTTGGATACGAATGTATTCTGAAACAATTAGATGAGAAGGAAACTCAAATCAACAAT TTAGAACACGCAGTTGACCAACTGAGGAGAGAACGGGATTTCTACAAGGATGAGTATAACAATGTAAAGGAGTATCACAGTAAAGCGATAGAGAAAGATCAT GTAGATCTATGGTCACGAATTCGAGAATTAAAATGTCAATTGGGTGAAAGAGAGATTGCATTGGACGAGGTGCAACGACAAAAGAACGAACTGTTACACGAGAAGATTAATTTAGAAGCTCGGATGCAGAGTTGCAAAAATGACCGCAGAACGTCTCATCGGCCATGTAACGTGTGTAAGCGTGGTACTTCGTGCAGTTGTTCTCCTTCTAGTAAAACGAAA GGTATCATTGATCGTCTGGAGCATGAACGGGACATTGCACGAGCTGACGTTGAACGTTTAATAGAGGAACGTGATGCCCTGCGTGAGAGATTAAAG ATGGCTGCGGAGGCACATACATCCGAGCAGCGCCGCCTGAGAGAAAATTTAAACGAGGTGGAAACCCGACTGAACCAGTTAGAGAAGGAGCGTCAAGATCTTTTACTTACACAAGGAGCCCGGAGAGCAACAATCAGTGGATTGGAGGATCAGTTACAAGACTTGAGAGAGGAGTTGAAGCGGACCAAGCAGGAATTAGGGACTCAACGCACACAGTACTTTCAACTTCG GGCACTACAAGATCAGACCGACCAGGCTCTGGGAGACGCGCAGAATCAATTAACGCAATCAGAGTCTGAATTGAATAAGGCATTGGATCGCAATAGAGCGATGGAGCGACAGCAGCTGCAGCTTGAAAGCCGAATCCATGAATTGCAACAAGAAATTTCTAATGTCAAAGCGAATATGACGCACCTGGATCGCGAGAAAGATCAACTGCTG ATGGTGTTGGATGAGAAGACGGAAAGAATAGCCGGCTTGGAGAGAGAAATAATGCTGAAAGAGCAACAGGTAATGGAGAGCAAGCAACAGATTCTAGATCTACAGCACAAAAATGG AATTTGCGTGGACCAGAGCGCAGACCACGAGAGGCAGCTGAGATCGATGCAGCTGGAGCTGGAGAATCTCCAGCGCCAATTGCAAACGGCGACTTACGATCGAGAGAATGCCATTCAGGAGAATCGAAGGGTTCAAGACGACTTAGCTGCGGTCACTTGCGAAATGAGGAACATGCAGCGCGAATGGGAGGCTTGCCGCGCCGAGTCTTTTGATCTGAAGAAGCAACTGCAAACTTACGTCTGCGAGGTGCGCCGGGCCGAAGAGCTTCTCAATAGAAAG GACAACGAAAGAACGGAAATGCTGAACCACTTCAGAAGCTTGAGCCTGGAGGCGACGGTTCTGGAGAACAACAACCACAGTTTGGAGTCAGAAGCGGCTGAAGCGAGGGGAGCACTTCAGTCAGCCAGGGATCGGCTGTTAGATATGGAGCGACAGTTGGCTGATAAGGAATGCTTGATTAGGGGCTACGAAACTCAG ATCTGCGAGTTAACGCAAAATGTTGCCAGCATGGAGTCGCAGGTGCGTCAGCAGGGACAGCAAAGACACAAGACAGAATCCGACTTAACTGCTGTCAGAGATCTCTGTGTAAAATTGGACCAGCAAAAAGACACGCTTATGCAAGAGCTGGATGACAAGGATACGTGTAAGACAAAG TACGACATGCAAATCGCGAAATTGAAAGCGGAGCAGGCTATAATTCAAGATCAAATGAGCAGAGATCGCGCGATGGTTGAGAAGCTCGAAATGCTTTTGGACCAAGCCAGGCAGGAGTCGATGACTACGCAGGCAAATAATCAGGAGCTGCAGAACGAGGTGTGCAGATTGAAGCAGAAAATGTCCGAGCTCCAAAATAAACT ATGCTCGGAGACGGCGAAGCTCCGACAATATCAGACTCAGGCTGCTGAGTACTGTAAGCAGATTAGCGAGCTCCGTAGACAAGTGACGAACGAGAGGTTCGATCGCGCAAGAAAGGACGAAGAAGGTCGCag ACAGTCAGAAGGTCCTCTAGATTCGTTCATGCAAACTCCAGTTTCACTTCCTAATAACCAAGCTTCCAATGAGTCCAATGATGCCACTCACAG gTCTTTGAATTCCACACCCGACAGTTTTAACGTAGACTTAAATGTGGTTATATGA
- the LOC143367341 gene encoding uncharacterized protein LOC143367341 isoform X3, protein MKMSAEDDFNIAARYRTVRKHLDSLGYKQALSLDALPLIEKLLADLLQTTESLKHFKSIAHENIEAHSQLQLAVDPYKCDNVRLVQECNQLHLDLIKAKESHQKQIKDLKKDVCKLERECNDLQLVSSRNLHRIKELETESSKKSKKILELQGKCLKPTISNVGLASKKRPCYPLRRPIIESEPLPKTGAKSNLLPNLSVAEPKVVDLLSMADHRLNCLNHEVTKLKGELAIQTDNAQMLKSQLATKEKEIIRLKKMLEGGRPYLAVSKDCACKKTESNFIMSNDNSDADGLMILQQEKLELEQKLKEALNKQHDAMSQALKLADRNEELEKELRDIDHIALAVEADCNSAVKENNKRVSKLQQKLEDVMTQVHVLEGELTAERREVQELRADLEACRLEKRNIQCSLEFTLDEKKQMTDRINELTVIERNLNDEIERLARENEKQRQDVIQLQYSNKSLKDEMQRKEMLQDNGAASLNGCREKGKKNDFNRGRNGTEVQEVRKEKPVQSLNGVGYECILKQLDEKETQINNLEHAVDQLRRERDFYKDEYNNVKEYHSKAIEKDHVDLWSRIRELKCQLGEREIALDEVQRQKNELLHEKINLEARMQSCKNDRRTSHRPCNVCKRGTSCSCSPSSKTKGIIDRLEHERDIARADVERLIEERDALRERLKMAAEAHTSEQRRLRENLNEVETRLNQLEKERQDLLLTQGARRATISGLEDQLQDLREELKRTKQELGTQRTQYFQLRALQDQTDQALGDAQNQLTQSESELNKALDRNRAMERQQLQLESRIHELQQEISNVKANMTHLDREKDQLLMVLDEKTERIAGLEREIMLKEQQVMESKQQILDLQHKNGICVDQSADHERQLRSMQLELENLQRQLQTATYDRENAIQENRRVQDDLAAVTCEMRNMQREWEACRAESFDLKKQLQTYVCEVRRAEELLNRKDNERTEMLNHFRSLSLEATVLENNNHSLESEAAEARGALQSARDRLLDMERQLADKECLIRGYETQICELTQNVASMESQVRQQGQQRHKTESDLTAVRDLCVKLDQQKDTLMQELDDKDTCKTKYDMQIAKLKAEQAIIQDQMSRDRAMVEKLEMLLDQARQESMTTQANNQELQNEVCRLKQKMSELQNKLCSETAKLRQYQTQAAEYCKQISELRRQVTNERFDRARKDEEGRRSLNSTPDSFNVDLNVVI, encoded by the exons ATGAAAATGAGTGCCGAAGATGATTTTAACATAGCCGCCCGATACAGAACCGTTCGCAAGCATTTAGATAGCTTAGGATACAAACAGGCGCTCAGTTTGGACGCGCTTCCTTTGATAGAAAAATTATTGGCTGACCTTCTCCAGACGACAGAGAGTTTGAAACATTTTAAGAGCATCGCGCACGAAAATATTGAG GCACATTCTCAATTGCAATTGGCAGTTGATCCGTACAAATGCGATAATGTGAGGCTGGTACAAGAATGCAACCAGCTTCACTTGGATTTGATAAAGGCGAAGGAAAGCCACCAGAAGCAAATCAAGGACCTTAAGAAGGACGTGTGTAAATTGGAGCGTGAATGTAATGACCTCCAGCTGGTGTCTTCGCGTAATTTACATAGAATCAAGGAACTGGAAACCGAATCTTCCAAGAAGTCGAAAAAGATTTTGGAGCTGCAGGGGAAATGCTTGAAACCAACTATTAGCAACGTTGGATTAG CTTCTAAGAAACGTCCCTGTTATCCGCTTCGAAGGCCAATCATAGAAAGCGAACCGTTACCGAAAACAGGGGCTAAAAGCAATCTGTTGCCAAATTTGAGCGTAGCGGAGCCGAAAGTTGTTGATTTGTTAAGCATGGCTGATCACAGATTGAATTGTTTGAACCACGAGGTAACGAAATTAAAGGGCGAACTCGCGATACAAACTGACAATGCGCAAATGCTAAAAAGTCAG CTGGCTACTAAGGAGAAAGAAATTATACGATTGAAGAAGATGTTAGAAGGAGGTAGACCGTATTTGGCTGTTTCTAAAGATTGTGCTTGTAAAAAGACTGAAAGCAATTTCATAATGTCAAATGACAATTCCGACGCTGATGGGTTGATGATTCTTCAGCAAGAGAAGCTAGAATTAGAACAGAAGCTAAAAG AAGCTTTAAATAAGCAACACGATGCCATGTCTCAGGCGCTTAAACTCGCTGATCGAAACGAGGAATTGGAGAAAGAATTAAGGGACATAGATCACATAGCGTTGGCAGTAGAGGCCGATTGCAATTCAGCGGTCAAAGAGAATAATAAAAGGGTCTCTAAGCTTCAg CAAAAGTTAGAAGATGTAATGACGCAGGTGCATGTGTTAGAAGGTGAATTAACTGCTGAGCGTAGAGAGGTGCAAGAATTGCGAGCAGATCTTGAAGCTTGTAGGCTGGAGAAGCGTAACATTCAATGCAGCTTGGAGTTTACGTTAGACGAGAAAAAGCAGATGACTGATAGGATAAAtgaactaacagtaatcg agagaaatttaaatgatgaaatagAAAGGTTGGCAAGAGAAAACGAGAAGCAGAGGCAAGATGTTATTCAGTTACAGTATAGCAATAAATCGTTGAAGGACGAAATGCAAAGGAAGGAGATGTTACAAGACAATGGCGCAGCTAGCTTGAACGGGTGTAGAGAAAAGGGGAAGAAGAATGATTTCAATAGAG GGCGGAATGGAACAGAAGTCCAAGAGGTACGTAAAGAGAAACCTGTTCAAAGCCTGAATGGTGTTGGATACGAATGTATTCTGAAACAATTAGATGAGAAGGAAACTCAAATCAACAAT TTAGAACACGCAGTTGACCAACTGAGGAGAGAACGGGATTTCTACAAGGATGAGTATAACAATGTAAAGGAGTATCACAGTAAAGCGATAGAGAAAGATCAT GTAGATCTATGGTCACGAATTCGAGAATTAAAATGTCAATTGGGTGAAAGAGAGATTGCATTGGACGAGGTGCAACGACAAAAGAACGAACTGTTACACGAGAAGATTAATTTAGAAGCTCGGATGCAGAGTTGCAAAAATGACCGCAGAACGTCTCATCGGCCATGTAACGTGTGTAAGCGTGGTACTTCGTGCAGTTGTTCTCCTTCTAGTAAAACGAAA GGTATCATTGATCGTCTGGAGCATGAACGGGACATTGCACGAGCTGACGTTGAACGTTTAATAGAGGAACGTGATGCCCTGCGTGAGAGATTAAAG ATGGCTGCGGAGGCACATACATCCGAGCAGCGCCGCCTGAGAGAAAATTTAAACGAGGTGGAAACCCGACTGAACCAGTTAGAGAAGGAGCGTCAAGATCTTTTACTTACACAAGGAGCCCGGAGAGCAACAATCAGTGGATTGGAGGATCAGTTACAAGACTTGAGAGAGGAGTTGAAGCGGACCAAGCAGGAATTAGGGACTCAACGCACACAGTACTTTCAACTTCG GGCACTACAAGATCAGACCGACCAGGCTCTGGGAGACGCGCAGAATCAATTAACGCAATCAGAGTCTGAATTGAATAAGGCATTGGATCGCAATAGAGCGATGGAGCGACAGCAGCTGCAGCTTGAAAGCCGAATCCATGAATTGCAACAAGAAATTTCTAATGTCAAAGCGAATATGACGCACCTGGATCGCGAGAAAGATCAACTGCTG ATGGTGTTGGATGAGAAGACGGAAAGAATAGCCGGCTTGGAGAGAGAAATAATGCTGAAAGAGCAACAGGTAATGGAGAGCAAGCAACAGATTCTAGATCTACAGCACAAAAATGG AATTTGCGTGGACCAGAGCGCAGACCACGAGAGGCAGCTGAGATCGATGCAGCTGGAGCTGGAGAATCTCCAGCGCCAATTGCAAACGGCGACTTACGATCGAGAGAATGCCATTCAGGAGAATCGAAGGGTTCAAGACGACTTAGCTGCGGTCACTTGCGAAATGAGGAACATGCAGCGCGAATGGGAGGCTTGCCGCGCCGAGTCTTTTGATCTGAAGAAGCAACTGCAAACTTACGTCTGCGAGGTGCGCCGGGCCGAAGAGCTTCTCAATAGAAAG GACAACGAAAGAACGGAAATGCTGAACCACTTCAGAAGCTTGAGCCTGGAGGCGACGGTTCTGGAGAACAACAACCACAGTTTGGAGTCAGAAGCGGCTGAAGCGAGGGGAGCACTTCAGTCAGCCAGGGATCGGCTGTTAGATATGGAGCGACAGTTGGCTGATAAGGAATGCTTGATTAGGGGCTACGAAACTCAG ATCTGCGAGTTAACGCAAAATGTTGCCAGCATGGAGTCGCAGGTGCGTCAGCAGGGACAGCAAAGACACAAGACAGAATCCGACTTAACTGCTGTCAGAGATCTCTGTGTAAAATTGGACCAGCAAAAAGACACGCTTATGCAAGAGCTGGATGACAAGGATACGTGTAAGACAAAG TACGACATGCAAATCGCGAAATTGAAAGCGGAGCAGGCTATAATTCAAGATCAAATGAGCAGAGATCGCGCGATGGTTGAGAAGCTCGAAATGCTTTTGGACCAAGCCAGGCAGGAGTCGATGACTACGCAGGCAAATAATCAGGAGCTGCAGAACGAGGTGTGCAGATTGAAGCAGAAAATGTCCGAGCTCCAAAATAAACT ATGCTCGGAGACGGCGAAGCTCCGACAATATCAGACTCAGGCTGCTGAGTACTGTAAGCAGATTAGCGAGCTCCGTAGACAAGTGACGAACGAGAGGTTCGATCGCGCAAGAAAGGACGAAGAAGGTCGCag gTCTTTGAATTCCACACCCGACAGTTTTAACGTAGACTTAAATGTGGTTATATGA